Proteins from a genomic interval of Microbacterium imperiale:
- a CDS encoding ABC transporter substrate-binding protein: MLRRTAFSAAALVTAGTLLLAGCSGASDPSSSASAGEPNPDASVNIRLVLEPSNLDIRQTAGISLDQTLIDNVYQGLVARTAAGEIVDALASEHEVSADGLTYTFTLREGVVFHDGQPLTPQDVVASLTTRKATPEWADSERLANVASVTAEGQTITLTLSQPDSTLLWNLTGRAGIILKEGDAVDYNTAANGTGPFRVANWRQGASLTLERNDEYWGDTAQVADVTFDFIPDNQAAINAALAGEVDVLVGFDANMTDQVEGGGEFTVETGSATDKSVLAMNSTTGPLADVRVREAIRTAIDHDAIVEAVGAGQTLYGPIPEADPGYEDLSDVVTYDPEAARALLGEAGVEELSLTLTIPSAYSTTLSQILVSNLNDVGIDLKVDRVDFGTWLSDVYTNKDYELSVVNHAEPRDFENWADPDYYFTYDNPEVQSLFAQSLTATDDEAAAELLRQAARIVSEDHPADWLYNWASVVAVATNVTGMPVDNVNARINLAEIAKSDG, translated from the coding sequence ATGCTTCGCCGCACCGCATTCTCCGCTGCCGCGCTGGTGACCGCCGGCACGCTGCTCCTCGCCGGCTGCTCGGGCGCCTCCGACCCGTCGTCGTCCGCCAGTGCGGGTGAGCCGAACCCCGACGCGAGCGTCAACATCCGCCTGGTCCTCGAGCCGTCGAACCTCGACATCCGTCAGACGGCGGGCATCTCGCTCGACCAGACGCTCATCGACAACGTGTACCAGGGGCTCGTCGCCCGCACCGCCGCCGGCGAGATCGTCGATGCTCTCGCATCCGAGCACGAGGTCTCGGCCGACGGCCTGACGTACACGTTCACCCTGCGCGAGGGCGTGGTCTTCCACGACGGCCAGCCGCTGACGCCGCAGGATGTCGTCGCCTCGCTCACGACGCGGAAGGCGACCCCCGAGTGGGCCGACTCCGAGCGCCTCGCGAACGTCGCCTCGGTCACCGCGGAGGGGCAGACGATCACGCTGACCCTGTCGCAGCCGGACTCGACGCTGCTGTGGAACCTCACCGGCCGAGCCGGCATCATCCTCAAGGAGGGCGACGCGGTCGACTACAACACCGCGGCCAACGGCACCGGTCCCTTCCGCGTGGCGAACTGGCGGCAGGGCGCGAGCCTGACGCTCGAGCGCAACGACGAGTACTGGGGCGACACCGCTCAGGTGGCCGACGTCACCTTCGACTTCATCCCCGACAACCAGGCTGCGATCAATGCCGCACTCGCCGGCGAGGTCGACGTCCTGGTCGGGTTCGACGCGAACATGACCGACCAGGTCGAGGGCGGCGGCGAATTCACCGTCGAGACCGGCAGCGCGACCGACAAGAGCGTGCTGGCGATGAACTCCACCACCGGGCCCCTGGCGGACGTGCGGGTGCGTGAGGCGATCCGCACCGCGATCGACCACGACGCGATCGTCGAGGCTGTCGGTGCGGGACAGACGCTGTACGGCCCCATCCCCGAGGCGGATCCCGGCTACGAAGACCTCTCGGATGTCGTCACCTACGACCCCGAGGCCGCTCGGGCCCTGCTCGGCGAGGCGGGAGTCGAAGAGCTGTCGCTCACCCTGACGATCCCGTCGGCGTACAGCACGACCCTCTCGCAGATCCTCGTGTCGAACCTCAACGACGTCGGCATCGACCTCAAGGTCGACCGAGTCGATTTCGGCACGTGGCTGAGCGACGTCTACACCAATAAGGACTACGAGCTCAGCGTCGTCAACCACGCCGAGCCCCGCGACTTCGAGAACTGGGCCGACCCCGACTACTACTTCACGTACGACAACCCGGAGGTCCAGAGCCTGTTCGCGCAGTCGCTCACCGCGACCGACGACGAGGCGGCCGCCGAGCTCCTCCGGCAGGCCGCTCGCATCGTGTCGGAGGACCACCCGGCCGACTGGCTGTACAACTGGGCCTCGGTCGTCGCCGTCGCCACGAACGTCACCGGCATGCCCGTCGACAACGTGAACGCGCGTATCAACCTGGCCGAGATCGCCAAGAGCGACGGGTGA
- a CDS encoding ABC transporter permease, with protein MIRYALTRLALLLLGLVVASVLIFLTLRVLPGDVAQQIAGTNSTPQQVAAIREQLGLDVPLPVQYAEWIGGLLRGDLGTSLVTGTPVAAELAAKAQITVPLGLMSMVVAVVIALPFGIIAALRRGRADGTVLSFGAQAIAAVPVVWAGMMLVVVFAVWLDLLPAQGFPREGWRDPGRAFSALILPAVTIGVVEGAMLMRFVRSATLAAMGQDFVRTAAAKGLTRRAALLRHGLPTVGLSIISVLGLQVAGIVVGAVVIEQLFTLPGIGRMLVADVGLRDLPKVQGELLALTAVVLVVGFVVDLVHRGLDPRQREAS; from the coding sequence GTGATCCGCTACGCGCTGACACGACTGGCCCTGCTTCTGCTGGGGCTGGTCGTGGCCAGCGTGCTGATCTTCCTCACGCTGCGGGTGCTGCCGGGGGACGTCGCGCAGCAGATCGCCGGCACCAACTCGACCCCGCAGCAGGTGGCGGCCATTCGGGAGCAGCTGGGGCTCGACGTCCCGCTCCCCGTCCAGTACGCCGAGTGGATCGGCGGCCTGCTGCGCGGTGACCTGGGCACCTCGCTCGTCACCGGCACGCCCGTGGCCGCGGAACTCGCCGCGAAGGCGCAGATCACCGTTCCGCTCGGGCTGATGTCGATGGTCGTCGCCGTGGTGATCGCGCTGCCGTTCGGCATCATCGCGGCGTTGCGGCGCGGCCGCGCCGACGGCACCGTTCTCTCCTTCGGCGCGCAGGCGATCGCCGCTGTCCCGGTCGTGTGGGCCGGAATGATGCTCGTCGTGGTCTTCGCGGTCTGGCTCGACCTCCTGCCCGCGCAGGGGTTCCCGCGCGAGGGATGGCGCGATCCGGGGCGGGCGTTCTCCGCGCTCATCCTCCCCGCCGTGACGATCGGCGTGGTCGAGGGGGCGATGCTCATGAGGTTCGTGCGCAGCGCGACCCTCGCCGCGATGGGACAGGACTTCGTGCGCACTGCCGCGGCGAAGGGCCTGACGCGGCGCGCGGCGCTGCTGCGGCACGGCTTGCCCACCGTGGGGCTGTCGATCATCAGCGTCCTCGGCCTGCAGGTCGCCGGCATCGTCGTCGGCGCGGTGGTGATCGAGCAGCTGTTCACGCTGCCGGGTATCGGGCGGATGCTCGTCGCGGACGTCGGACTGCGCGACCTGCCCAAGGTGCAGGGCGAGCTCCTCGCGCTGACCGCCGTGGTCCTGGTCGTGGGCTTCGTGGTCGACCTCGTGCACCGCGGCCTGGATCCCCGTCAGCGGGAGGCATCGTGA
- a CDS encoding ABC transporter permease, with protein MARLSWLRRLWALPTGRFGVIVVIAIGVIAVVSLLWTPFDPQRVNIPARWSPPGWPHVLGTDASGRDILSLLMAGARTTVLVALGAGAVATLLGIALACLGALTRRWTREIVAVLVDILIAFPVLLIAMMISAVWGGSLWVVVISVGIGFGVNIARVTRPELRRILHSDFVLAARASGLTPAQTAVRHLLPNVAPVFIVQLSWGMAVAVLAEAGLSYLGFGAPTTQPSWGLLLSELQTYLTAHPLSVVWPGLAITITVLGLNMLGDGLREATDPTLSRRRSAAASHTPAVVA; from the coding sequence ATCGCGCGTCTGTCATGGCTCCGCCGGCTCTGGGCGCTGCCCACCGGCCGGTTCGGCGTCATCGTCGTCATCGCGATCGGCGTGATCGCCGTCGTCTCACTGCTGTGGACGCCCTTCGATCCGCAGCGCGTCAACATCCCGGCGCGCTGGTCGCCGCCCGGATGGCCGCACGTGCTCGGCACCGACGCGTCAGGGCGCGACATCCTGTCGCTCCTCATGGCCGGCGCCCGCACGACCGTCCTCGTCGCTTTGGGAGCGGGCGCCGTGGCCACGCTCCTCGGGATCGCGCTGGCGTGCCTCGGCGCGCTCACCCGGCGGTGGACGCGCGAGATCGTGGCGGTGCTCGTCGACATCCTCATCGCCTTCCCCGTGCTCCTGATCGCCATGATGATCTCTGCGGTGTGGGGCGGCTCACTGTGGGTCGTCGTCATCTCGGTCGGCATCGGGTTCGGCGTCAACATCGCCCGGGTCACCCGCCCGGAGCTGCGCCGGATCCTCCACAGCGACTTCGTCCTCGCGGCGCGGGCGAGCGGCCTCACACCCGCGCAGACGGCGGTGCGGCACCTGCTGCCCAACGTGGCGCCGGTGTTCATCGTGCAGCTGTCGTGGGGCATGGCGGTCGCCGTGCTCGCGGAGGCGGGACTGAGCTACCTCGGTTTCGGCGCACCCACCACGCAGCCCTCGTGGGGACTGCTGCTGAGCGAGCTGCAGACGTACCTGACCGCCCATCCGCTGAGCGTCGTGTGGCCCGGCCTGGCCATCACGATCACCGTGCTCGGCCTCAACATGCTGGGCGACGGGCTGCGCGAGGCGACCGACCCGACCCTGTCGCGTCGTCGCTCGGCGGCGGCATCCCACACGCCGGCGGTGGTCGCATGA
- a CDS encoding ABC transporter ATP-binding protein, translated as MSLEVSDLTIDLDGRRVVDGVSFAVPDGARMGLIGESGSGKSLTALAVLGLLPEGAEVSGSIRWDGTELVGLRDRDLAALRGDAIGIVFQEPQTALNPLRTVGRQIAEPLRIHQKAGRREALARAQADADRVRLPEGALRRYPHQLSGGQRQRVAIAMAIAARPRLLIADEPTTALDVTIQAEILDLLGELVDDDGMSLLFITHDLAVLSQVATDAVVLERGRVVEAAPVAQLLTAPRSPVTRALLRDATATVWRPEGRS; from the coding sequence ATGAGTCTCGAGGTGAGCGACCTCACGATCGACCTCGACGGGCGCCGCGTCGTCGACGGTGTCTCGTTCGCAGTGCCCGACGGCGCGCGCATGGGACTGATCGGCGAGTCGGGGTCGGGTAAGTCGCTCACCGCCCTGGCGGTGCTCGGCCTGCTGCCCGAGGGCGCGGAGGTCTCGGGCAGCATCCGCTGGGACGGGACGGAGCTCGTCGGGCTGCGCGACCGCGACCTCGCGGCGCTGCGCGGTGATGCGATCGGCATCGTCTTCCAGGAGCCGCAGACGGCCCTCAACCCCCTGCGCACCGTGGGACGCCAGATCGCCGAGCCGCTGCGCATCCACCAGAAGGCCGGCCGGCGCGAAGCGCTCGCCCGCGCCCAGGCCGACGCCGATCGCGTGCGGCTGCCCGAGGGAGCCCTGCGCCGATACCCGCACCAGCTCTCGGGCGGGCAGCGGCAGCGCGTCGCGATCGCGATGGCGATCGCCGCCCGGCCGCGCCTGCTGATCGCCGACGAGCCGACGACCGCCCTCGACGTGACCATCCAGGCCGAGATCCTCGACCTGCTCGGCGAGCTCGTCGACGACGACGGGATGTCGCTGCTGTTCATCACCCACGACCTGGCGGTGCTGTCGCAGGTGGCGACGGACGCCGTCGTGCTCGAACGCGGCCGCGTGGTGGAGGCGGCGCCGGTGGCCCAGCTGCTCACCGCTCCCCGCTCCCCCGTCACGCGGGCCCTGCTGCGCGACGCGACGGCGACGGTGTGGCGCCCGGAGGGACGGTCATGA
- a CDS encoding ABC transporter ATP-binding protein translates to MTPETLISARGLTRRYRTRGSGPWAPRRETVALDDVDVDVRSGSALGIIGESGSGKSTLVRLLLGLDTPSAGSVTVDGRPIDARASARSLHWLRRRTGIVFQDPYASLDPRMSVGRIVGEPLWALGVDGDRRARVREVLSDVGLDGDVADRYPHEFSGGQRQRIALARAIVHHPDILVGDEPLSALDVTVRAQILDVLRALRERDRMTLLLVSHDIGVVQNLCDDVVVMTEGRIVEEGPTEKVLLQPQAAYTRRLLASVPVIDPHRAAD, encoded by the coding sequence ATGACGCCGGAAACGCTCATCTCGGCCCGCGGACTGACCCGCCGCTACCGCACCCGCGGCTCGGGACCGTGGGCGCCGCGCCGCGAGACCGTCGCGCTCGACGACGTGGACGTCGACGTGCGCTCGGGTTCGGCCCTCGGGATCATCGGCGAGTCGGGGTCGGGCAAGTCCACGCTCGTGCGGCTGCTGCTCGGACTCGACACCCCCAGCGCCGGAAGCGTCACGGTCGACGGCCGTCCCATCGACGCGCGCGCCTCCGCTCGCAGCCTGCACTGGCTGCGCCGGCGGACCGGCATCGTCTTCCAGGACCCCTACGCGTCGCTGGATCCCCGCATGTCCGTCGGGCGCATCGTCGGCGAGCCGCTGTGGGCGCTCGGAGTGGACGGCGACCGACGGGCCCGCGTGCGCGAGGTGCTGAGCGACGTCGGGCTCGACGGCGACGTCGCCGACCGGTACCCGCACGAGTTCTCGGGCGGGCAGCGGCAGCGCATCGCCCTGGCGCGCGCGATCGTGCACCACCCCGACATCCTCGTCGGCGACGAGCCGCTCTCGGCGCTCGATGTGACGGTGCGCGCGCAGATCCTCGACGTGCTGCGCGCGCTGCGCGAGCGCGACCGGATGACGCTGCTGCTGGTCTCGCACGACATCGGGGTGGTGCAGAACCTGTGCGATGACGTCGTGGTGATGACCGAGGGACGGATCGTCGAGGAGGGCCCGACCGAGAAGGTGCTGCTGCAGCCGCAGGCGGCGTACACCCGCCGGCTGCTCGCCTCGGTGCCGGTCATCGATCCCCACCGCGCGGCGGACTGA
- a CDS encoding M4 family metallopeptidase, with the protein MRAIIPPYILARVASAREPHLARAAVAARATLAARPTDLAGRSQLRLTIEGGDTLVAERVPAPDRVVSDAEQREELPGTLVRAEDDPPTGDRAVDEAFAGLGATFAFFFEAFGRASIDGRGGVLAATVHYGVDYDNAFWNGERMVFGDGDGEVFTGFTRSLTVIAHELAHGVTEFSGGLEYVGQSGALNESLSDVFGALTEQHQRRERADEASWLIGAGIFAPGVQGRALRSLAAPGTAYDDDVLGRDPQPGHMRDYVDTTSDNGGVHINSGIPNRAFHLAATRLGGYAWERAGLIWYRTLTAGTLSPTADFAAFARATASEAAEEYGERSEEADAVRAAWRDVGVLEDATTGR; encoded by the coding sequence ATGCGCGCGATCATCCCCCCGTACATCCTCGCCCGCGTCGCCTCGGCCCGCGAGCCGCACCTGGCGCGCGCCGCGGTCGCCGCGCGAGCCACACTCGCCGCGCGCCCGACCGACCTCGCGGGCCGCTCGCAGCTGCGGCTGACGATCGAGGGGGGCGACACGCTCGTCGCCGAGCGGGTTCCCGCTCCCGACCGCGTGGTGTCCGACGCCGAGCAGCGCGAAGAGCTGCCCGGCACGCTCGTGCGTGCCGAGGACGACCCGCCGACCGGCGATCGCGCCGTCGATGAGGCGTTCGCGGGACTCGGTGCGACGTTCGCCTTCTTCTTCGAGGCCTTCGGCCGTGCGTCGATCGATGGCCGGGGCGGTGTGCTGGCCGCGACCGTCCACTACGGGGTCGACTACGACAACGCGTTCTGGAACGGCGAGCGCATGGTCTTCGGCGACGGCGACGGCGAGGTCTTCACCGGCTTCACGCGCTCGCTCACGGTCATCGCGCACGAACTGGCCCACGGGGTCACGGAGTTCTCGGGCGGGCTCGAGTACGTCGGCCAGTCGGGGGCCCTCAACGAATCGCTCTCCGACGTCTTCGGCGCCCTCACCGAGCAGCACCAGCGCCGTGAACGGGCCGACGAGGCGTCGTGGCTCATCGGCGCGGGGATCTTCGCCCCCGGCGTTCAGGGCCGCGCGCTGCGCTCCCTCGCCGCCCCCGGCACGGCCTACGACGACGACGTGCTCGGACGCGACCCGCAGCCCGGGCACATGCGCGACTACGTCGACACCACGAGCGACAACGGCGGCGTCCACATCAACTCCGGCATCCCGAACCGCGCCTTCCACCTCGCGGCGACACGGCTGGGCGGCTACGCATGGGAACGCGCCGGTCTCATCTGGTACCGCACGCTCACCGCGGGCACGCTCTCCCCCACCGCGGACTTCGCGGCGTTCGCCCGGGCAACGGCATCCGAGGCCGCCGAGGAGTACGGTGAGAGGTCGGAGGAAGCCGACGCGGTGCGTGCCGCCTGGCGCGACGTCGGCGTGCTGGAGGATGCCACGACCGGACGATGA
- a CDS encoding protealysin inhibitor emfourin, producing MPRPDDDAATSAELLIVVERSGGFAGLTRTWRVEPPPADRTAWLHLVERCPWGAAARPRAASGADRFHWRVTVHAAEASRQAELGDDFDAPWRALIDAVRAGRLPTSPDRRPAP from the coding sequence ATGCCACGACCGGACGATGACGCCGCCACCTCGGCCGAGCTCCTCATCGTGGTCGAGCGCAGCGGCGGCTTCGCCGGGCTCACCCGGACCTGGCGCGTGGAGCCGCCCCCGGCCGACCGCACCGCCTGGCTCCACCTCGTCGAACGATGCCCCTGGGGCGCCGCGGCGCGTCCCCGCGCGGCGAGCGGCGCCGACCGGTTCCACTGGCGGGTCACCGTTCACGCCGCCGAGGCGAGCCGGCAGGCCGAGCTCGGCGACGACTTCGACGCTCCGTGGCGCGCATTGATCGACGCCGTGCGAGCCGGGAGGTTGCCGACCTCGCCGGACCGGCGCCCGGCGCCCTGA
- a CDS encoding GNAT family N-acetyltransferase has translation MLEEDSNRDRRRLPRHLRRAPEAERPFTFEIRPVRATDLPDIREIYNYYVTNSVVTFDEKKWSQAQWREKYDYLTKLKLPFLVAVSPSGQILGYALASPWNGKTGFRYTVESSIYLGQAATGKGLGRALLAALIDACQQLGLREIVAVVSDKGAEASIALHERFGFVEVGRMGRVGHKFGRWLGTIYLQKSLEQEKKGLRKLFAQRSD, from the coding sequence ATGCTCGAGGAGGACTCCAACCGCGATCGCCGACGTCTGCCACGACACCTGCGACGCGCGCCCGAGGCGGAGCGTCCGTTCACATTCGAGATCCGGCCCGTCCGAGCGACCGACCTTCCCGACATCCGCGAGATCTACAACTACTACGTCACGAACTCCGTCGTCACCTTCGACGAGAAGAAGTGGTCGCAGGCGCAGTGGCGCGAGAAATACGACTACCTCACGAAGCTCAAGCTCCCCTTCCTCGTGGCGGTCTCGCCGTCGGGGCAGATCCTCGGCTACGCGCTCGCGTCGCCGTGGAACGGCAAGACCGGGTTCCGCTACACCGTCGAGAGCTCGATCTATCTCGGCCAGGCGGCCACGGGCAAGGGCCTCGGGCGGGCACTGCTGGCCGCGCTGATCGACGCGTGCCAGCAGCTCGGCCTGCGCGAGATCGTCGCCGTCGTGAGCGATAAAGGCGCCGAGGCGTCGATCGCGCTGCACGAGCGCTTCGGGTTCGTCGAGGTCGGCCGGATGGGCCGCGTCGGCCACAAGTTCGGGCGCTGGCTGGGCACCATCTATCTGCAGAAGTCCCTCGAGCAGGAGAAGAAGGGGCTGCGGAAGCTGTTCGCGCAGCGATCGGACTGA
- a CDS encoding uracil-DNA glycosylase, with amino-acid sequence MAPDWADALAPVADDIAAMGERLRAETAAGRGYLPAGDRVLRAFERPLADVRVLIVGQDPYPTPGHPIGLSFAVDAHVRPLPRSLTNIYRELEADLGIAPVAHGDLSAWSDQGVLLLNRVLTVSPGAPASHRGWGWERVTEHAIRAVVARRRPLVAILWGRDAATLQPLLGETPIVASAHPSPLSASRGFFGSRPFSRANALLQQAGGTAIDWRLPPVA; translated from the coding sequence ATGGCTCCGGACTGGGCCGACGCCCTCGCGCCCGTCGCGGACGACATCGCCGCGATGGGCGAGCGCCTGCGAGCCGAGACGGCGGCCGGTCGCGGCTACCTGCCGGCGGGCGATCGCGTGCTGCGGGCGTTCGAGCGACCGCTCGCCGATGTGCGCGTGCTCATCGTCGGCCAGGACCCGTATCCGACCCCGGGGCACCCGATCGGGCTCTCGTTCGCCGTCGACGCCCACGTGCGGCCGCTGCCGCGCAGCCTGACGAACATCTACCGCGAGCTCGAGGCGGACCTGGGCATTGCGCCGGTCGCGCACGGCGACCTCTCCGCCTGGAGCGACCAGGGCGTCCTGCTGCTGAACCGTGTGCTGACGGTGTCACCCGGGGCACCGGCATCCCATCGCGGGTGGGGGTGGGAGCGCGTCACCGAGCACGCCATCCGCGCGGTCGTCGCGCGCCGTCGCCCGCTCGTGGCGATCCTGTGGGGGCGGGATGCCGCGACGCTGCAGCCGCTGCTGGGCGAGACCCCGATCGTCGCGTCGGCGCACCCGTCGCCGCTGTCTGCGAGCCGTGGCTTCTTCGGGTCGCGGCCGTTCTCGCGGGCGAATGCCCTGCTGCAGCAGGCGGGCGGCACGGCCATCGACTGGCGGCTACCGCCGGTCGCCTGA
- a CDS encoding SDR family oxidoreductase: protein MTRRAVVTGASSGIGEAAVRALRGRGWDVVGVARRADRLEALDVEAGSTSFAADLTREADVDALAAHLEASGGVDALVHVAGGARGTDRVEDGRPDDWRWMFEVNVLSAQLLTAAVLPLLRERIRAGAGHADAVFVTSTAAQTAYPGGAGYNAAKAGESMLVHALRLELNGEPIRVVEIAPGMVHTEEFTLNRVGGDRGAADALYADVENPLTAADVADVIAYAMDAPGHVNLDLVTMRPVAQSAQHLLARGPLRPRPSAS, encoded by the coding sequence ATGACGCGACGGGCTGTGGTGACGGGTGCGAGTTCGGGTATCGGCGAGGCCGCGGTGCGCGCGTTGCGCGGACGCGGCTGGGACGTCGTCGGGGTGGCGCGCCGCGCCGACCGGCTCGAGGCACTCGACGTCGAGGCCGGCTCGACCTCCTTCGCGGCGGATCTGACCCGCGAGGCCGACGTCGACGCTCTCGCAGCGCACCTCGAGGCCTCCGGCGGAGTGGACGCCCTCGTCCACGTCGCGGGCGGCGCGCGCGGGACCGACCGCGTCGAGGACGGCCGCCCCGACGACTGGCGCTGGATGTTCGAGGTCAATGTCCTCTCGGCGCAGCTGCTCACCGCCGCCGTGCTGCCGCTGCTGCGTGAGCGGATCCGGGCCGGCGCGGGCCATGCCGACGCGGTCTTCGTGACCTCCACGGCGGCCCAGACCGCCTACCCCGGCGGCGCCGGTTACAACGCCGCGAAGGCGGGGGAGTCGATGCTCGTCCACGCCTTGCGCCTCGAGCTCAACGGCGAGCCGATCCGCGTGGTCGAGATCGCACCCGGCATGGTGCACACCGAGGAGTTCACGCTGAACCGCGTCGGCGGCGACCGCGGCGCCGCGGACGCCCTGTATGCCGACGTCGAGAATCCACTGACCGCGGCCGACGTCGCCGATGTGATCGCGTACGCGATGGATGCTCCCGGTCACGTCAACCTCGACCTCGTGACGATGCGGCCGGTGGCGCAGTCGGCGCAGCACCTGCTCGCCCGCGGTCCGCTGCGGCCGCGCCCCAGCGCGAGCTGA
- a CDS encoding bifunctional o-acetylhomoserine/o-acetylserine sulfhydrylase produces the protein MSASENWRFETKQIHTGAAPDPVTKARATPIYQTTSYVFDNSDHAANLFALAEFGNIYTRIQNPTQDVVEQRLAALEGGTGALLVASGQAAETFAILNIAEAGDHFVASSSIYGGTYNLFKYTLAKLGIEVTFVENQDDLEEWRRAVRPNTKLFFAETIGNPQINVLDIRGVADVAHEAGVPLIVDNTIATPYLIRPFEHGADIVVHSATKFLGGHGTVIGGVIVDGGRFAWSEHSVRFPGLTTPDPSYHGAVYTQAVGDALAYVIKARVQLLRDLGAAISPQSAWLLIQGIETLSLRIERHVQNAQEIAEWLENHDDIASVNYSGLPTSPWYAAANRYAPKGVGAVLSFELKGGVAAGRAFVDALELFSHLANIGDVRSLVIHPASTTHSQLTPEQQLTTGVTPGLVRLSVGLENIDDLKADLEQALAAARSVAEAARA, from the coding sequence ATGTCCGCATCCGAGAACTGGCGCTTCGAGACCAAGCAGATCCACACCGGTGCCGCACCGGACCCGGTCACCAAGGCTCGCGCGACGCCGATCTACCAGACGACCTCGTACGTGTTCGACAACTCCGACCACGCCGCCAACCTCTTCGCGCTGGCCGAGTTCGGCAACATCTACACGCGCATCCAGAACCCCACCCAGGATGTCGTCGAGCAGCGCCTCGCGGCCCTCGAGGGCGGCACGGGCGCGCTGCTGGTGGCCTCGGGGCAGGCGGCCGAGACGTTCGCGATCCTCAACATCGCCGAGGCGGGCGATCACTTCGTCGCCTCGAGCTCGATCTACGGCGGCACGTACAACCTCTTCAAGTACACCCTCGCCAAGCTCGGCATCGAGGTCACGTTCGTCGAGAACCAGGATGACCTCGAGGAGTGGCGCCGCGCGGTGCGTCCGAACACGAAGCTGTTCTTCGCCGAGACGATCGGCAACCCGCAGATCAACGTCCTCGACATCCGCGGCGTCGCTGACGTCGCGCACGAGGCCGGTGTGCCGCTCATCGTCGACAACACGATCGCCACGCCCTACCTCATCCGTCCATTCGAGCACGGCGCCGACATCGTCGTCCACTCCGCGACGAAGTTCCTCGGCGGTCACGGCACGGTCATCGGCGGCGTGATCGTCGACGGCGGCCGCTTCGCCTGGTCGGAGCACTCCGTGCGGTTCCCGGGCCTGACGACCCCCGACCCGTCGTACCACGGCGCGGTCTACACGCAGGCCGTCGGCGACGCGCTCGCGTACGTCATCAAAGCGCGCGTGCAGCTGCTGCGCGACCTCGGTGCCGCGATCTCGCCGCAGAGCGCCTGGCTGCTCATCCAGGGCATCGAGACGCTGTCGCTGCGCATCGAGCGCCACGTGCAGAACGCGCAGGAGATCGCGGAGTGGCTCGAGAACCACGACGACATCGCGTCCGTGAACTACTCCGGCCTGCCGACGTCGCCCTGGTACGCCGCGGCCAACCGCTACGCCCCGAAGGGCGTCGGCGCGGTGCTGTCGTTCGAGCTGAAGGGCGGCGTCGCCGCCGGGCGCGCGTTCGTCGACGCGCTCGAGCTGTTCAGCCACCTCGCGAACATCGGCGACGTGCGCTCGCTGGTGATCCACCCCGCTTCGACGACGCACTCGCAGCTGACGCCCGAGCAGCAGCTGACGACGGGCGTCACCCCGGGGCTCGTGCGTCTGTCGGTGGGACTCGAGAACATCGACGACCTCAAGGCCGACCTCGAGCAGGCTCTCGCCGCCGCGCGCTCCGTCGCGGAGGCCGCGCGCGCGTAA